The following nucleotide sequence is from Kiritimatiella glycovorans.
GCAAAAAACTGCGTAAAGCCCGTCGAGGTGAAGGCACCTACCTGTTGCGCACCAATCTGGCGGCCGAACAGCCCGAAGAGCTGTGGAAGCAATACATGGTCCTGAACGAGGTCGAGCAGGCCTTCAAGGAGCTGAAGAATGATCTGGATATCCGCCCGGTGTATCACCAGAAGGATGAGCGGATCGAAGCGCACATCTTCGTGTCATTTTTGAGCTACGCTCTGCAAGTCACGCTGAAACAGCGGGCCAAAGCCAGGGCCCCGGGCTTGACCCCCCGCGCCATCCTGGAAAAGTTCAAAGCCGTGCAGATGATCGATGTGCACCTGCCCACGACCGACGGGCGCACCCTGATCCTGCCGCGCTACACGCAACCGGAGAAAGACCTTCAGCTTCTGCTGCACCAGCTCAACCTGACGCTTCCGGAACAACCACCCCCTCGGCTTGAAGAGCTGAAGAAAAAATGTGGGGCAGACCTTTGAACTGAAATCGAAGAAAAAAGGCGTTTTCGCCGCCGAACAGGGAAAGACGGGTTAGGCTCTTTACGGCTCTTCATGCAAACCGCCATCGTTTGCATATGATGCACTTACATCTATATTTGACCGGGTGCAAGTTTTTTTCGGGAATATGTGATCGAGACTTACAGGCCGACGTAAAATCCCTGTGGGGATCGGGATTTCACCAGAGAGCGGTTGAACCCAGCGGCGGCACTCCATCCGCTGAAGGGATTGGTCGAACCTGTTTTTCTCTCGCCAAGCCGCCAAGGCCGCCAGGGAATGTCTTCCTTCGAGGGAGCACGATGTCTTTGCCTGTGCTCTTCTCATTCATCTTTGCGGTTCCGGCGCCTTGGCGAGAGTCACTTCTTGTGTTTTCGACGACGGATTACATCGATGACGCGGATGGGATCTCGAAATCCGAATCGAAGTCGAAATCGAGGTTCAGAGAGAACATAATTCGTGCTCTTACTCGAGTTCCCTGAACAGGGGGAGTGGGATCGCGCCTTCGGCGCTCCGAGTACGAGTACGCGTGCGAGTAAGAGTACGAATTATGTTCACCCCTTCATGCTCTTCATGGCCTTCATGGTGAATCCCATGCTCTCCCCACGCGGGGGGCGTCGTTCCACAAACCCTCGAGGTCGTAGTATTCGCGCATGTCGCGGCTGAACAGGTGCACCAGCACGTCCTGGTAATCCACGACCACCCACCCGCTCTCCGGCTGGCCGGCGGAGCGGATGCCGCCGCCGGCACGGCGTTTGAGGGCGGTCACGATTTCATCCTGAAGGGCCTTCAGATGCGGAACGCCGGTGCCGCTGGCGATGATGAAATAATCCAGGACATCGGAGAGGCCGCGCAGGTCGAGAACGGTGACGTGTTCGGCCTTTTTATCCTCCAGAATCGCGCAAATCTCGCCGACGTAACCGGGGTGCGTCTGCTGCGTGTCTCCGCTCATGAATCTGCTCTCCCTCGCTCATACAGATGATGTTCCGCGACGTAATCCGCCACGACCGGCGGCACGAGGAATCGAATCGACTGTCCCTCCGCCGCGCGGGTCCGCACCTCGGTCGACGAGATGCCGATCCGGTGCGATTCGAACACCCCGCGCATAACCCGCCGCTTCCATGGCTCTTCGAGCTGTACTTCGCCGCATTCGGCCTCCGCACGGCGGGCGATGATCAGGGTGCATCGCTCAAGCAGATCGCGGACCGCTTTCCACTTATGCAGCTCGGGAAGGCTGTCTCCGCCCACCAGGAAGAAAAGCTGGGCCTCCGGATATTGATCCCGCATTGCCGTCAGGGTGTCGATGCTGTAGGAGACGCCGGCGCGGTTGATCTCCACATCCGACACTTCAAAAGCGGGGTGTCCGTCGACAGCGAGGCGAACCATGTCCAGACGCCGTCGGGGTCCGGGTTCGTCCCCGATCGATTTATGAGGCGGGGCATGCGCCGGGATAAAGATCATCCGGTCCAGCTCGAAGCGTTCCAGGGCATCCTGGGCGATGATGAGGTGTCCGAGGTGGGGAGGATTGAAGGTGCCGCCGAAGAGTCCGATTCGCTGGACATGTGTGCCTGTCATAAAGGGGGCGTCCCTGGTTTGAGCCGCCTCAGAAAATGCTGCGCCAGACCCTGATCACGTCGCCGGCCTCGATCATGGGATCGCGCCCCGGATTCTTCTCGAGTTTCTTCGCATTGTAGAAATAGGTCTCGCCACCTCGGGTAATCTGGATTTTCCGTTCGTTGGCGTACTCGGTATAGCCGCCTGCGGCCGCAATGGCCTGGAGCAGCGTGGTGCCTTTGGTGATCTGGTACTGTCCCGGACTTTTCACTTCGCCACGCACATAATAGCTCTTGGCGTACATCATGACGTGGACGGTGACATCGCGGTAGATATCGTTGTCGATATACGCCCGCTCGATCTCGTCTTCAAGTTCCGCCGTACTCTTCCCGGCGGCCTCGATGGAATCGAGATACATCAGGTTGATTCGGCCGGACTCATCGATGGTCTCTTCGATCACGCGTTCGCCTTCCGGAATGCCCCTGAGCACGACATTGATGGGATCCAGCGGCTTGAGCCGGTAGGTTCCCACGTCACGTGAACTCTCGTCCCCGGACGACTGCGTATAGGTCAGACATCCCGCCGCCGCCAGCAATACGAGCAACCACAATCCTGCGCCAACCCAACTTTTCATCGAGCCACCTCTCAACCCTCAGCCGTTTCTGTTTCCTGCGGCGCCGATTCGCCGGAACGATAGTAGTAATAATTATAGTAATACGAGTGATAGTAGTAGTAGTAATCGTCCCGCATCACATTGATGTTGTTGAGCACCACACCCGAGACGCGGGCATTGCTCGATTCAAGAAGCTGCTTGGCGCGCATCGCCATATCCCGCGGATATTTCCGGTACTGGCAGACCATGATCACACGGTCCACGGCTGAAGCCAGGATCGAGGCGTCGCTGATCCCGATCACCGGGGGACTGTCCAGAAAGATGACGTCGAATTTGCTGCGGAGGTTGTGAATCAGTTCCTTCATCCGCTGCGATTCGAGCAGGCCCAGGGAGGTGCGCGGCAGCCGCCCGCTCGGCAGGAAGTGGAGGTTCGGCACGCTCGTCGGCTTGATCGTCTCCTCGACCGGCACGTCGCGCAGGAGCACGTTAGTCAGCCCGAACCGGTTGTCCGTATCCAGGATACGGTGCTGAACCGGGCGGCGGAGGTCCGAGTCGATCAGGAGAACCTTTTCTCCCCGCTGTGCGCAGATATAGGCGAGGTTGAAGATGGTCGTCGACTTCCCTTCGCCCGCTCCCCCGCTCGTGCACAGGAACGTGCCCTTCGTCTGGCCTTCGTTGGTAAAGGTAAGGTTCGTGCGCAGCACGCGGTAGGCCTCCGCGTGTTCGCTGTCCGGCCCCTCCTCGATCATCGGCCGCACCTTCTGCGGGACCAGCCCCAGCACCGGGAGGCTGAGATAGCGCTCGACATCGTCCGCTGTCTTGATCGAGGTGTCCAGATATTCAATGAAGTAGGCGAGGCCCACGCCGGCGCCGAGCCCGAGGAAGACGCTCATGAGCACATTGAGAAACAGGTTGGGGCTCACCGGCGATGAGCCGGGTTCCGCGGGTTCAATAACTTCGACGGCGGTGCGCGGGATTTCAAGGGTAATCCCCTCCTGCGTCACCCGGGCCTTCAACGCATCCAGGATCGAGCGCTGGATCTCAAGATTTCGACGGGCCTTATTGAAGGGAAGCAGGCTCTCGCGCTGCGTCTGTCGCTCCTCTTCCCTGATTCCGGCCAGCTCCTTTTCGAGCGCCTCATAATTCGCCCGGGCAACCTCGTAATCGGCCTTCAGCCCCTTGATCAGACCATCCAGCGCCTCTTCCAGCTTGCCCATCAGTTCCTCACGGGCCGCACGCAGACGCTTCACTTCCGGGTGGTTCTGCCCGTAATTCTCCGACATCAGGCTCAGCGAGACATCGGTATCCAGAATCTGTTTCCGCAGGTCGCTGAGATTGGGATCCTTGACGACATATTCCGAGGCGTTGAGAAGTTCGGGGCCTTCGAGCGCCTGCATCTGCTCGAAACGCGCCTTGCGCACCAGCATTTCCACCCGCGCCTGGATGCGGTCGCCTTCGAGCTGCTGCAGGCGCATCTTATCGACGCTCACGCCGCTCTGCTCATTGCCCACAAATGTTACATCGAGTTCCTGACGGATGCGCTCCATTTCCTGTTCCGCCTCATCCACCTTCGTCTGCTGTTTCTGAAGCTGTGTCCGAAGTTCCTCGATAGCGTTACGCATTTCCTTGCGCTTCACATCCCGGCGCATATCCCGGTAGACCTCGGCCACTTGATTGGCTATGCGCGCGGCCTCCTCGGGTTTTTCCCGCTCTGCGATGATGGAAATAAGCGAGGTGTCGGGCGCAGCCGACAGATTGATACTTCGGCGGAGAATATTGAGTGCGACATCCTCGGGAATTTTACGGTCTTCGTTGCCCCAGACCTTGCGAAGATTCAGTCTTTCAATCACCTCGTACAGAACGGGGCGCGAAGATATGATTCGCTGCTGTGTCCTGAGAAAGTAGGGGTTGTAAAGCGAGCGGCCGCCTTCGTTGCGAAA
It contains:
- the rsfS gene encoding ribosome silencing factor, which translates into the protein MSGDTQQTHPGYVGEICAILEDKKAEHVTVLDLRGLSDVLDYFIIASGTGVPHLKALQDEIVTALKRRAGGGIRSAGQPESGWVVVDYQDVLVHLFSRDMREYYDLEGLWNDAPRVGRAWDSP
- the nadD gene encoding nicotinate-nucleotide adenylyltransferase, with product MTGTHVQRIGLFGGTFNPPHLGHLIIAQDALERFELDRMIFIPAHAPPHKSIGDEPGPRRRLDMVRLAVDGHPAFEVSDVEINRAGVSYSIDTLTAMRDQYPEAQLFFLVGGDSLPELHKWKAVRDLLERCTLIIARRAEAECGEVQLEEPWKRRVMRGVFESHRIGISSTEVRTRAAEGQSIRFLVPPVVADYVAEHHLYERGRADS
- a CDS encoding polysaccharide biosynthesis/export family protein — protein: MKSWVGAGLWLLVLLAAAGCLTYTQSSGDESSRDVGTYRLKPLDPINVVLRGIPEGERVIEETIDESGRINLMYLDSIEAAGKSTAELEDEIERAYIDNDIYRDVTVHVMMYAKSYYVRGEVKSPGQYQITKGTTLLQAIAAAGGYTEYANERKIQITRGGETYFYNAKKLEKNPGRDPMIEAGDVIRVWRSIF
- a CDS encoding GumC family protein encodes the protein MDQPNPNQQQKDSDGGLHFLDYWRVIRARKEIILAVALLVVLVGTAYTFTLPRIYRSTATIKVNNEGTDVDVFRNEGGRSLYNPYFLRTQQRIISSRPVLYEVIERLNLRKVWGNEDRKIPEDVALNILRRSINLSAAPDTSLISIIAEREKPEEAARIANQVAEVYRDMRRDVKRKEMRNAIEELRTQLQKQQTKVDEAEQEMERIRQELDVTFVGNEQSGVSVDKMRLQQLEGDRIQARVEMLVRKARFEQMQALEGPELLNASEYVVKDPNLSDLRKQILDTDVSLSLMSENYGQNHPEVKRLRAAREELMGKLEEALDGLIKGLKADYEVARANYEALEKELAGIREEERQTQRESLLPFNKARRNLEIQRSILDALKARVTQEGITLEIPRTAVEVIEPAEPGSSPVSPNLFLNVLMSVFLGLGAGVGLAYFIEYLDTSIKTADDVERYLSLPVLGLVPQKVRPMIEEGPDSEHAEAYRVLRTNLTFTNEGQTKGTFLCTSGGAGEGKSTTIFNLAYICAQRGEKVLLIDSDLRRPVQHRILDTDNRFGLTNVLLRDVPVEETIKPTSVPNLHFLPSGRLPRTSLGLLESQRMKELIHNLRSKFDVIFLDSPPVIGISDASILASAVDRVIMVCQYRKYPRDMAMRAKQLLESSNARVSGVVLNNINVMRDDYYYYYHSYYYNYYYYRSGESAPQETETAEG